Proteins from a genomic interval of Pseudomonas sp. RC10:
- a CDS encoding carbon-nitrogen hydrolase family protein: MKIGAAQLRPAWLDRARTAQIVIQAIKEASEQGIELLVFSESFLSGYPFWLCRTNGSAFDDPLQKRAYSQFLEAAVEVPGHDMNLIAEASRDYGVGVYLGINERGIREGRGSIYCSLVAIHPERGIVSVHRKLVPTYDERLCWAPGDGNGLQAHDFGEFKVGGLNCWENWMPLARFALYAQGEDIHVSVWPGNASAIKNAGQMIATEGRVWVISSSGILSLSDVPEDFAFYDQLKDDGVDVIFTGGSCIVDPSGRVVAQAEDGREQIISFDADVGRVREERQNFDPTGHYHRQDVFRVSVDTSRRQTLHQHDAFEQHKKI; encoded by the coding sequence ATGAAAATCGGCGCAGCGCAGTTGCGGCCAGCCTGGCTCGACCGAGCCAGGACCGCCCAGATCGTCATTCAGGCGATCAAGGAAGCGAGCGAACAGGGTATTGAACTCCTGGTGTTCTCAGAGTCGTTTCTGAGCGGCTACCCGTTCTGGTTATGCCGCACCAATGGATCGGCCTTCGACGACCCGCTGCAGAAACGCGCGTACTCGCAGTTTCTGGAAGCGGCCGTCGAAGTCCCCGGCCATGACATGAATTTGATTGCCGAGGCCAGTCGTGATTATGGCGTCGGCGTTTACCTGGGCATCAACGAGCGCGGCATTCGAGAAGGCCGTGGCTCGATCTACTGCTCACTGGTGGCGATTCACCCCGAGCGGGGCATCGTCAGCGTCCATCGAAAGCTGGTTCCGACCTACGACGAGCGCCTGTGCTGGGCGCCGGGCGACGGCAACGGCTTGCAGGCCCACGATTTCGGCGAATTCAAGGTCGGCGGCCTGAACTGCTGGGAGAACTGGATGCCTCTGGCGCGCTTTGCCCTCTATGCACAAGGCGAAGACATCCACGTCAGCGTGTGGCCGGGCAATGCGTCCGCGATCAAGAACGCGGGCCAGATGATCGCCACCGAGGGCCGGGTCTGGGTCATCAGTTCCAGCGGCATTCTGTCGCTGTCGGACGTGCCCGAGGATTTCGCCTTCTATGACCAGCTCAAGGATGACGGCGTGGACGTCATCTTCACCGGCGGTTCCTGCATCGTCGACCCTTCTGGCCGCGTGGTTGCGCAGGCCGAAGACGGTCGCGAACAGATCATCTCGTTCGACGCCGACGTGGGCCGTGTCCGAGAAGAACGCCAGAACTTCGACCCGACCGGTCATTACCACCGCCAGGACGTCTTTCGCGTCTCGGTCGATACCTCGCGCCGGCAAACGCTGCACCAGCACGACGCGTTCGAACAGCATAAAAAAATATAA
- a CDS encoding glutamine synthetase family protein, translating to MSTERAHFIKRHNLWTEEMTRAADDVIQRIDKEGLRFIRLGWGDQHGIVRGKTITVEEFKTALHSGKDFQLVTTIFDPTNHPIVPPFGAENALGVPEMIGLPDGILVPDPTTFRVLPWVKDTGWCLSDAYLSNGKPCPFSTRQILRDQIAKLKGDGLNMVVGLEFEFYVFKLLDPKLAPENCGNPATPPEVSMIQHGYQYLTETRGDEVEGLLSFIHENVQKLGLPLATLEDEWGPGQCEVTFNPLPAMEAADAALLFRSAVKQLCRRNGLHASFMAIPKVANVFPSGWHMHQSVVDNNGRNVFMAEEGEAGPLSPLGMNYMGGLLANAAGTALLTTPTVNGYKRHRPDGFAPNKASWAHENRGSMLRSIGGHHDKASRIENRVGEPTANPYLYIASQIIAGRNGIANKINPGEAVKAAYLADRPQLPMSLMEAIVSFKQSDVLKQELGPVFHNYLTLLKEFEANRFLSAVTDWEQNEYFEMY from the coding sequence ATGTCTACTGAAAGAGCTCACTTCATCAAACGTCACAACCTTTGGACCGAAGAGATGACCCGCGCTGCGGACGACGTCATCCAACGTATCGATAAGGAAGGACTCCGTTTTATTCGGCTGGGATGGGGTGATCAGCACGGTATCGTTCGCGGGAAAACGATCACCGTAGAAGAATTCAAAACCGCTCTGCACAGCGGCAAGGATTTCCAGCTGGTAACGACGATTTTCGACCCGACCAACCACCCGATCGTCCCGCCATTCGGCGCCGAGAACGCCCTGGGCGTGCCGGAAATGATCGGCTTGCCGGACGGCATCCTGGTCCCGGACCCGACCACGTTCCGCGTGCTGCCATGGGTCAAGGACACCGGCTGGTGCCTGAGCGACGCGTACCTCTCCAACGGCAAGCCTTGCCCGTTCTCGACGCGCCAGATCCTTCGTGACCAGATCGCCAAACTCAAAGGCGACGGCCTGAACATGGTCGTGGGCCTGGAGTTCGAGTTCTACGTGTTCAAGCTGCTGGACCCGAAACTGGCCCCGGAAAACTGCGGCAACCCGGCCACGCCGCCTGAAGTCTCGATGATTCAGCACGGCTACCAGTACCTCACCGAAACCCGTGGCGACGAAGTCGAAGGCCTGCTCTCGTTCATTCACGAGAACGTGCAGAAGCTCGGCCTGCCACTGGCGACCCTCGAAGACGAGTGGGGCCCTGGCCAGTGCGAAGTGACCTTCAACCCGCTGCCTGCGATGGAAGCGGCCGACGCGGCGCTGCTGTTCCGCTCGGCGGTCAAGCAGCTGTGCCGTCGCAACGGTTTGCACGCCAGCTTCATGGCCATCCCGAAAGTGGCCAACGTGTTCCCGAGCGGCTGGCACATGCACCAGTCTGTCGTGGACAACAACGGTCGCAACGTCTTCATGGCTGAGGAAGGCGAAGCCGGTCCGTTGTCGCCACTGGGCATGAACTACATGGGCGGTCTGCTGGCCAACGCGGCAGGCACTGCCCTGCTGACCACGCCAACCGTCAACGGCTACAAGCGTCACCGTCCGGACGGCTTCGCACCGAACAAAGCCTCCTGGGCACACGAAAACCGCGGTTCCATGCTGCGCTCGATCGGCGGCCATCACGACAAGGCATCCCGTATCGAGAACCGTGTGGGTGAGCCGACCGCCAACCCGTACCTGTACATCGCGTCGCAGATCATCGCAGGCCGCAACGGCATCGCGAACAAGATTAACCCGGGTGAAGCGGTAAAAGCAGCCTACCTGGCCGACCGTCCGCAACTGCCGATGAGCCTGATGGAAGCCATCGTTTCGTTCAAACAGAGCGACGTGCTCAAGCAGGAACTGGGCCCTGTGTTCCACAACTACCTGACGCTGCTGAAAGAATTCGAAGCCAACCGCTTCCTGTCCGCCGTCACCGACTGGGAACAGAACGAATACTTCGAAATGTACTGA
- a CDS encoding DUF1097 domain-containing protein encodes MSPILATAIGVGILGGVASWFFLSVGTILLWAAFVAWASYFAVGGDTRAIWLNLTSNAFGVLVAWIVALLALTSPAATLGAPLWVGLLVAGSVFLYIMASRFSAFSSVPAATLGYATTFAYISQTPGAFAYPALLSAGFQNVLLLVIVSMSIGTAFAFGSARLSAALTRSA; translated from the coding sequence ATGTCTCCAATACTCGCAACCGCAATTGGCGTGGGCATCCTGGGAGGGGTGGCGTCCTGGTTTTTTCTCAGTGTCGGCACGATTCTGTTATGGGCTGCTTTTGTCGCATGGGCGTCGTACTTCGCCGTTGGCGGTGACACTCGCGCCATCTGGCTTAACCTGACGTCGAACGCATTTGGCGTGCTGGTCGCGTGGATCGTCGCGCTGCTGGCATTGACCAGTCCTGCCGCCACGCTCGGCGCACCCCTGTGGGTCGGTTTGCTCGTCGCCGGCAGCGTCTTCCTCTACATCATGGCGTCGCGTTTTTCGGCATTCTCGTCGGTCCCGGCGGCCACGCTCGGTTACGCCACGACCTTCGCCTATATCAGCCAGACGCCCGGTGCGTTCGCGTACCCGGCATTGTTGTCGGCTGGCTTTCAGAACGTGCTGTTGCTGGTCATCGTCTCGATGTCCATCGGCACCGCGTTCGCGTTTGGGTCTGCCAGGCTGTCGGCCGCTTTGACCCGTTCGGCATAA
- a CDS encoding isochorismatase family cysteine hydrolase: protein MTNTWKTARRSLYYAGAPEPEDPVLEKGKVALLIIDVQNTYLERPDPATLDDAERARFDAWTPFHERMHATVIPNLEKLIGAFRGADLDVLFARIACLTPEGRDRSLSQKKPGWNNLLLPANEQASQVIDRLAPTPDEIVVLKTTDSALTGTNLRLILNNLGITHVVCAGLFTDQCVASTVRSLADESFDVIVIDDASAAGSLELHNQELAIMNMIYCNVMNTDELLGYLPRS from the coding sequence ATGACGAACACCTGGAAAACCGCACGCCGTTCCCTGTATTACGCAGGCGCCCCTGAGCCGGAAGATCCCGTGCTCGAAAAAGGCAAAGTCGCGCTGCTGATCATCGATGTGCAGAACACCTACCTGGAGCGTCCTGATCCTGCGACCCTCGACGACGCAGAGCGCGCCCGTTTCGATGCCTGGACGCCGTTTCATGAGCGGATGCATGCAACCGTCATTCCGAATCTGGAAAAACTGATCGGCGCGTTTCGCGGTGCGGACCTCGATGTCCTGTTCGCCCGCATTGCCTGCCTGACCCCCGAGGGCCGCGACCGCTCGCTAAGCCAGAAGAAACCGGGCTGGAACAACCTGCTGCTGCCCGCGAACGAGCAGGCTTCCCAAGTCATCGACCGCCTTGCACCGACCCCGGACGAAATCGTGGTGCTGAAGACCACCGACAGCGCCCTGACCGGCACCAACCTGCGGCTGATCCTGAACAACCTCGGCATCACCCACGTCGTGTGCGCCGGCCTGTTCACCGACCAGTGCGTGGCGTCCACCGTGCGCAGTCTTGCCGACGAAAGCTTTGACGTGATCGTGATCGACGACGCCAGTGCGGCAGGCAGCCTTGAGCTGCACAATCAGGAGCTGGCGATCATGAACATGATCTACTGCAACGTGATGAACACCGACGAGTTGTTGGGCTACCTTCCTCGGTCTTGA
- a CDS encoding sigma-54-dependent transcriptional regulator translates to MRIHVTFNDRVGITQEVLALLGARHLNLDAVEMIPPNVYIDAPDLCQSVLDELNFALLRIEGVKAVDLVDLLPGQRRRLQLDALLAAMSDPVLAVDPGGYVLLANPKLVSLYGRDPTGEPLSNLFPAPDLAKALVDKGFRLPMCEVSFNGQDLLLDATPITGAAQRARFLAGGLLTLYPPSRIGERLASLHHDHAEGLDALLGNSPALGQLKTRLQKVAGLDAALLIQGETGTGKELVARACHALSTRRDAPFLALNCAALPESLAESELFGYAAGAFTGAQRGGKPGLLELSDRGTVFLDEVGEMSPYLQAKLLRFLNDGCFRRVGGDREVHVSVRVVCATHRNLERMVAEGTFREDLYYRLNVLNLLVPALRERGLDILLLAEHFLRQACEQIQRSPCRLASSTHSVLMGNRWAGNVRQLQNVIFRAAAICEDDVIDCDGLELAGTELVSQKADAGGVVSLEAAVQDFEKSLLETLYLAYPSTRQLAVRLQTSHTAIGQRLRKYGIGGR, encoded by the coding sequence ATGCGAATCCACGTCACGTTCAACGACCGCGTCGGCATCACTCAGGAAGTCCTGGCCTTGCTCGGTGCGCGTCACCTCAATCTGGACGCGGTGGAGATGATTCCACCCAACGTTTATATCGATGCCCCCGACCTGTGCCAGAGCGTGCTCGACGAACTCAACTTCGCGCTGTTGCGCATCGAGGGCGTCAAGGCCGTGGATTTGGTGGACCTGCTGCCGGGGCAGCGTCGGCGCTTGCAGCTCGACGCGTTGCTGGCGGCGATGAGTGATCCGGTGCTGGCGGTCGATCCCGGCGGCTATGTGCTGCTGGCCAACCCCAAGCTGGTCAGTTTGTATGGCCGGGACCCGACGGGGGAACCGCTGTCGAACCTGTTTCCCGCGCCGGACCTGGCGAAGGCGCTGGTCGACAAGGGTTTTCGCCTGCCCATGTGCGAGGTCAGTTTCAACGGGCAGGATTTGCTGCTCGATGCCACGCCCATCACCGGCGCTGCCCAACGCGCACGCTTTCTCGCCGGCGGGCTGTTGACCCTCTATCCCCCCAGTCGCATCGGCGAACGCCTGGCCTCCTTGCATCACGATCACGCAGAAGGGCTCGACGCGCTGCTGGGGAATTCTCCGGCCCTCGGGCAGCTCAAGACCCGCTTGCAGAAAGTCGCGGGCCTTGATGCCGCGTTGCTGATTCAAGGCGAAACCGGCACCGGTAAAGAGCTGGTCGCGCGTGCCTGCCATGCCTTGAGCACGCGTCGGGACGCGCCGTTTCTGGCGCTGAACTGCGCCGCGTTGCCGGAGAGCCTGGCCGAGAGCGAATTGTTCGGTTACGCCGCCGGGGCCTTCACTGGCGCGCAGCGGGGCGGCAAGCCGGGGCTGCTGGAGCTGTCGGATCGCGGCACGGTGTTCCTCGATGAGGTGGGGGAAATGTCGCCTTATTTGCAGGCCAAGCTGTTGCGCTTCCTCAACGACGGCTGCTTTCGGCGGGTGGGGGGCGACCGAGAAGTGCACGTCAGCGTGCGGGTGGTGTGCGCCACTCACCGCAATCTGGAGCGGATGGTGGCGGAGGGCACTTTTCGCGAGGACCTTTACTACCGACTCAATGTGCTCAACCTCCTCGTTCCGGCGCTGCGCGAACGCGGCCTGGACATCCTGCTGCTGGCCGAGCATTTCCTGCGTCAGGCCTGCGAACAGATTCAGCGTTCACCTTGCCGACTGGCGTCCTCGACCCATTCGGTGCTGATGGGCAATCGGTGGGCGGGCAACGTGCGGCAGTTGCAGAACGTCATCTTTCGCGCGGCGGCGATCTGTGAAGACGACGTGATCGACTGCGACGGGCTCGAACTGGCAGGCACCGAACTGGTAAGCCAAAAAGCCGATGCGGGCGGCGTGGTCAGCCTGGAAGCCGCCGTCCAGGATTTCGAAAAGTCGCTGCTGGAAACCCTCTACCTGGCCTACCCGTCGACTCGCCAACTGGCCGTGCGGCTGCAAACGTCCCACACCGCCATCGGCCAGCGGCTGCGCAAATACGGGATCGGCGGTCGCTAG
- the gcvH gene encoding glycine cleavage system protein GcvH gives MSTLRFTAEHEWLRLETSGELTVGITAFAQEALGDVVFVQLPELGRFAEGDEVAVLESVKAASNISMPLTGEVVAVNEALSDEPEIVNASPMDEGWFFRIRIDNLGAFEDLMDQDAYAHFLAENA, from the coding sequence ATGAGCACGCTGCGTTTTACTGCCGAGCATGAATGGTTGCGCCTGGAAACTTCCGGCGAACTCACGGTGGGCATCACCGCCTTTGCCCAGGAAGCACTGGGTGACGTGGTGTTCGTGCAGTTGCCGGAGCTGGGTCGATTCGCCGAAGGGGATGAGGTCGCCGTGCTGGAGTCGGTGAAAGCCGCGAGCAACATCAGCATGCCGCTGACCGGCGAGGTGGTGGCGGTCAACGAGGCGCTCTCCGACGAACCGGAGATCGTCAACGCATCGCCGATGGACGAGGGCTGGTTCTTCCGCATTCGCATCGACAACCTCGGCGCCTTCGAGGACTTGATGGACCAGGACGCCTACGCGCATTTCCTGGCCGAAAACGCCTGA
- the gcvP gene encoding aminomethyl-transferring glycine dehydrogenase produces MSTPKTPPNTDNEFIARHIGPRDQDVATMLALTGHDSLDALIDSVIPPSIKGTSVLELSAGQGEAEALAAIKAIAGKNRLLRNHIGQGYYPCLTPAPILRNLLENPAWYTAYTPYQPEISQGRLEALLNFQTLISDLTGMDIANASLLDEATAAAEAMTFCKRLAKNKAPAFFVSHHCHPQTLDVLRTRAEPLNIEVVIGDETELEQQGLDGYFGLLLQYPASTGAIVDHRSLVQRAHQAGALVAVAADLLALTLLTPPGEFDADVALGSAQRFGVPLGFGGPHAAYFATRDAFKRDMPGRLVGISVDRHGKPALRLAMQTREQHIRREKATSNICTAQVLLANIASMYAVYHGPKGLTAIARRVHRLTSILAQGLTRLGHRIEQVHFFDTLSVVPTLPVDSVHKTATAAGINLRIINAIRVGISLDETCEQASVEALWAVFATQGQSLPDFAALAATTGDCLPLPLLRESPILKHEVFNRYHSETELMRYLRRLADKDLALDRTMIPLGSCTMKLNAASEMIPITWPEFGAVHPFAPADQTLGYQQLIEELEALLCAATGYDAMSLQPNAGSQGEYAGLLAIRAYHASRGESNRDICLIPSSAHGTNPATANMVGMRVIVTACDARGNVDIEDLRAKAIEHRERLAALMVTYPSTHGVFEEGIREICGIIHDNGGQVYIDGANMNAMVGLCAPGKFGGDVSHLNLHKTFCIPHGGGGPGVGPIGVKAHLAPFLPGHETLGRKQGAVSAAPFGSASILPITWMYLRMMGGEGLKRASQLAILSANYIARRLEAHYPVLYSGENGLVAHECILDLRPLKESSGITVEDVAKRLIDFGFHAPTMSFPVAGTLMVEPTESESLEELDRFCEAMICIREEIRAVENGGLDPHDNPLRNAPHTAAELIREWPHCYSRELAVYPLPSLRDSKYWPPVGRVDNVYGDRNLACACPPLSSYQDA; encoded by the coding sequence ATGAGCACGCCAAAGACACCGCCGAATACCGACAACGAATTCATTGCCCGCCACATCGGCCCGCGCGATCAGGACGTTGCGACGATGCTGGCGCTGACCGGTCATGACTCCCTCGACGCACTGATCGACAGCGTCATCCCGCCGAGTATCAAGGGCACCAGCGTGCTTGAGTTGTCAGCGGGGCAGGGCGAAGCCGAAGCGTTGGCGGCGATCAAAGCCATCGCGGGCAAAAACAGGCTGCTGCGCAACCACATCGGCCAAGGCTACTACCCGTGCCTGACCCCAGCACCCATCCTGCGCAACCTGCTGGAAAACCCGGCCTGGTACACCGCGTACACCCCGTATCAGCCAGAGATTTCTCAGGGTCGGCTGGAAGCGCTGCTGAATTTTCAGACACTGATCAGTGACCTGACCGGCATGGACATCGCCAACGCGTCGCTGCTCGATGAGGCGACCGCTGCCGCCGAAGCCATGACGTTTTGCAAGCGCCTGGCCAAAAACAAAGCCCCGGCGTTTTTCGTGTCGCACCACTGCCACCCACAGACCCTCGATGTGCTGCGCACCCGTGCCGAGCCGTTGAACATCGAAGTGGTGATCGGGGACGAAACCGAGCTGGAGCAGCAGGGGCTCGACGGTTATTTCGGCCTGCTGCTGCAATACCCGGCCAGCACCGGCGCCATCGTCGATCATCGTTCGTTGGTGCAACGCGCCCATCAGGCCGGGGCATTGGTGGCTGTCGCCGCCGACCTGCTGGCGCTGACTTTGCTGACCCCGCCGGGCGAATTCGATGCCGACGTGGCGCTGGGCAGCGCCCAACGGTTTGGCGTGCCGTTAGGGTTCGGTGGGCCCCATGCGGCGTACTTCGCCACCCGGGATGCCTTCAAGCGCGATATGCCGGGGCGGCTGGTGGGCATCTCCGTCGACCGGCACGGCAAACCGGCGCTGCGTCTGGCGATGCAAACCCGCGAGCAACACATTCGTCGCGAAAAAGCCACGAGCAACATCTGCACCGCGCAAGTGCTGCTGGCCAATATCGCGAGCATGTACGCCGTCTACCACGGGCCGAAAGGCCTGACCGCTATTGCCCGACGGGTTCATCGGCTGACGTCGATTCTGGCCCAGGGCCTGACGCGATTGGGGCATCGGATCGAACAGGTGCACTTCTTCGACACCCTCAGCGTGGTGCCGACCCTGCCGGTGGACTCGGTGCACAAAACGGCGACAGCCGCAGGTATCAACCTGCGAATAATCAACGCCATTCGGGTCGGCATTTCGCTGGACGAAACCTGTGAGCAGGCCAGTGTGGAAGCGCTGTGGGCCGTGTTCGCGACTCAAGGCCAATCGCTGCCGGATTTCGCCGCCCTGGCAGCGACCACCGGGGATTGCCTGCCGTTGCCGTTGCTGCGGGAGTCGCCGATCCTCAAGCACGAGGTGTTTAACCGCTATCACTCTGAAACCGAGCTGATGCGCTACCTGCGACGCCTGGCCGACAAGGACCTGGCGCTCGACCGCACGATGATCCCGCTGGGGTCGTGCACCATGAAGCTCAACGCCGCCAGCGAGATGATCCCGATCACTTGGCCGGAATTCGGTGCCGTGCACCCGTTTGCGCCCGCCGACCAGACGCTGGGTTATCAACAGCTGATCGAGGAGCTGGAGGCCCTGCTGTGCGCCGCCACGGGGTACGACGCCATGTCGTTGCAGCCCAACGCCGGTTCACAGGGCGAATACGCCGGGCTGCTCGCGATTCGTGCTTATCACGCCAGCCGTGGTGAGTCGAACCGCGACATCTGCCTGATCCCGTCATCGGCCCACGGCACCAATCCGGCGACCGCCAACATGGTCGGCATGCGCGTGATCGTCACGGCCTGCGACGCACGGGGCAACGTCGACATCGAAGACCTGCGTGCCAAGGCCATCGAGCACCGCGAGCGCCTCGCCGCGCTGATGGTGACGTACCCCTCGACCCACGGCGTGTTCGAGGAAGGCATCCGCGAGATCTGCGGCATCATTCATGACAACGGCGGCCAGGTGTACATCGACGGCGCCAACATGAACGCGATGGTCGGCCTCTGCGCACCGGGCAAGTTCGGCGGGGACGTGTCCCACCTGAACCTGCACAAAACCTTCTGCATCCCTCATGGCGGCGGCGGACCGGGCGTCGGTCCGATTGGGGTGAAGGCGCACTTGGCGCCGTTCCTGCCAGGGCATGAAACCCTCGGGCGCAAACAGGGCGCGGTCAGCGCGGCCCCGTTCGGCAGCGCGAGCATCCTGCCGATTACCTGGATGTACCTGCGCATGATGGGCGGCGAAGGGCTCAAGCGTGCCTCGCAACTGGCCATTCTCAGCGCCAACTACATCGCCCGGCGACTGGAGGCGCATTACCCGGTGTTGTACAGCGGCGAAAACGGGCTGGTGGCCCACGAGTGCATCCTCGACCTGCGCCCGCTCAAAGAGTCCAGCGGCATCACGGTAGAGGACGTGGCCAAGCGCCTGATCGACTTCGGTTTCCATGCGCCGACCATGTCGTTTCCGGTGGCGGGGACCTTGATGGTCGAGCCCACCGAAAGCGAATCGCTGGAGGAGCTGGACCGGTTCTGCGAAGCGATGATCTGCATTCGTGAGGAAATCCGCGCCGTGGAAAACGGCGGGCTCGATCCCCACGACAACCCGCTGAGAAACGCTCCGCACACGGCTGCTGAACTGATCCGCGAATGGCCCCATTGCTACAGCCGGGAACTGGCGGTGTACCCGCTCCCATCCCTGCGTGACAGCAAGTACTGGCCGCCGGTGGGTCGGGTCGACAACGTGTACGGCGACCGAAACCTGGCCTGTGCCTGTCCGCCGCTGTCTTCCTACCAGGATGCTTGA
- the glyA gene encoding serine hydroxymethyltransferase: MFHRSLTLSDFDPALSDAIDREIKRQEDHIELIASENYTSPQVMQAQGTELTNKYAEGYPGKRYYGGCEHVDVVEQLAIDRAKQLFGAGYANVQPHSGSSANSAVYLALLQAGDTLLGMSLAHGGHLTHGAKVSSSGKLYNAVQYGIDTRTGLIDYDEVERLAVEHKPKMIVAGFSAYSKTLDFPRFRAIADKVGAYLFVDMAHVAGLVAAGLYPNPLPYADVVTTTTHKTLRGPRGGLILAKANPDLEKKLNAAVFPGGQGGPLMHVIAAKAVCFKEALEPAFRDYQVQVIKNAQAMAEVFKQRGYDVVSDGTDNHLFLVSLIRQGITGKDADAALGRAHITVNKNAVPNDPQSPFVTSGLRIGTPAVTTRGFEVTQCTALANWICDILNNLGDAEMEAHVARQVKGLCALFPVYSA, encoded by the coding sequence ATGTTCCACAGAAGCCTGACCCTGTCCGATTTCGACCCTGCGCTCAGCGATGCCATCGATCGCGAAATCAAGCGCCAGGAAGACCACATCGAACTGATCGCCTCGGAGAACTACACCAGCCCGCAAGTGATGCAGGCCCAGGGCACCGAGCTGACCAACAAGTACGCCGAGGGTTACCCTGGCAAGCGCTATTACGGTGGCTGTGAGCACGTCGATGTGGTGGAGCAACTGGCGATTGACCGGGCCAAGCAATTGTTCGGCGCCGGTTATGCCAACGTTCAGCCTCACTCCGGCTCGTCCGCCAACAGCGCCGTTTACCTCGCCCTGTTGCAAGCCGGCGACACCCTCCTGGGCATGAGCCTGGCCCACGGCGGCCACCTGACCCACGGCGCCAAAGTGTCGTCCTCCGGCAAGCTTTACAACGCGGTTCAGTACGGCATCGACACCCGCACTGGCTTGATCGATTACGACGAAGTCGAGCGTCTGGCGGTTGAGCACAAACCGAAAATGATCGTCGCCGGGTTTTCCGCGTATTCGAAAACCCTCGACTTCCCGCGTTTCCGCGCCATTGCCGACAAGGTCGGCGCGTACCTGTTCGTCGACATGGCCCATGTCGCCGGTCTGGTCGCCGCAGGCCTCTATCCCAACCCGCTGCCTTACGCGGACGTCGTGACCACCACCACCCACAAAACCCTGCGCGGGCCCCGTGGCGGGCTGATTCTGGCCAAGGCCAACCCCGACCTTGAGAAGAAGCTCAACGCGGCGGTGTTTCCGGGCGGGCAAGGCGGGCCGTTGATGCACGTGATCGCGGCCAAAGCCGTGTGCTTCAAGGAAGCGCTGGAGCCCGCCTTCCGCGACTATCAGGTGCAAGTCATCAAGAACGCTCAGGCCATGGCTGAGGTGTTCAAACAGCGGGGTTACGACGTGGTGTCTGACGGCACCGACAACCACCTGTTCCTCGTCAGCCTGATTCGTCAGGGCATCACCGGCAAAGACGCCGACGCTGCACTGGGCCGCGCTCACATCACGGTCAACAAAAACGCCGTGCCCAACGATCCTCAGTCACCGTTTGTGACCTCCGGTTTGCGCATCGGCACGCCAGCGGTCACCACGCGAGGTTTTGAGGTCACGCAGTGCACGGCATTGGCCAACTGGATCTGCGACATCCTCAATAACCTGGGCGATGCCGAGATGGAGGCCCACGTCGCCCGTCAGGTCAAAGGCCTGTGCGCGTTGTTTCCGGTGTATTCGGCCTGA
- the lipA gene encoding lipoyl synthase has protein sequence MLPEPLKAGVKLRGAEKVARIPVKILPTEDIPRKPDWIRVPISTSPEVGRIKALLRKHKLHSVCEEASCPNLGECFSGGTATFMIMGDICTRRCPFCDVGHGRPKPLDADEPLNLATAIADLRLKYVVITSVDRDDLRDGGAGHFVDCLRAIRKLSPGVQLETLVPDYRGRMDVALAITEQEPPDVFNHNLETVPRLYRAARPGSDFEWSLDLLENFKKRVPHVPTKSGLMLGLGETDDEVIEVMQRLREHGTDMLTLGQYLQPSRSHLPVQRFVHPDTFAWFAEEGLRLGFKNVASGPLVRSSYHADQQTTWIG, from the coding sequence ATGCTGCCGGAGCCGTTGAAAGCCGGAGTCAAATTACGGGGCGCGGAGAAGGTGGCGCGCATCCCGGTGAAAATTCTTCCCACCGAAGACATTCCGCGCAAGCCGGACTGGATTCGCGTGCCCATCTCGACCTCGCCGGAAGTCGGCCGGATCAAGGCCCTGCTGCGCAAACACAAACTGCACAGCGTCTGCGAAGAAGCCTCGTGCCCGAACCTGGGCGAATGCTTCAGTGGCGGCACGGCGACGTTCATGATCATGGGCGACATCTGCACCCGACGCTGCCCGTTCTGCGACGTCGGGCACGGACGTCCGAAACCGCTGGATGCCGACGAACCCCTCAACCTGGCGACGGCCATCGCCGACTTGCGTCTCAAGTACGTGGTGATCACGTCGGTGGACCGCGACGACCTGCGGGACGGCGGGGCGGGGCATTTCGTCGACTGCCTGCGCGCGATTCGAAAGCTGTCGCCCGGTGTTCAGCTCGAAACCCTGGTCCCGGATTACCGTGGACGCATGGACGTCGCGCTGGCGATCACCGAGCAGGAGCCGCCCGATGTCTTCAACCACAACCTGGAAACCGTGCCGCGCCTCTATCGCGCCGCCCGACCCGGTTCAGATTTCGAATGGTCGCTGGACCTGCTGGAAAACTTCAAAAAGCGTGTGCCCCACGTGCCCACCAAATCCGGACTGATGCTGGGGTTGGGGGAAACGGACGACGAAGTCATCGAGGTCATGCAACGCCTGCGCGAGCACGGCACCGACATGCTGACCCTGGGGCAATACCTGCAACCGTCGCGCAGCCACTTGCCGGTTCAACGGTTCGTGCACCCTGACACCTTTGCCTGGTTCGCTGAAGAAGGGCTGCGTTTGGGCTTCAAGAATGTCGCGTCCGGGCCGCTGGTGCGGTCTTCGTATCACGCGGATCAGCAGACGACCTGGATCGGCTAG